From the Terriglobia bacterium genome, the window CCGCGCATCCGCCACGCCTCGGATCTGCACGTGGTAGGTCTTGTCCAGATGGGTCTCCGGGGCCAGAACCCGCGCCGCCCACTCCGAATCATTGGTCAGCAGCAGAAGCCCCTCGCTGGCTTTGTCCAGACGCCCCACCGGAGACACCCACGGCAGATTCCCGCGCAGGCAGGCGTACACCGTGTCGCGGCCCTTCTCGTCGGAAGCCGTGGTCACGATGCCCCGCGGCTTGTTCAGCATCAGGTACAGCTTCTTCGCCGCGCTAACCGCCGCGCCATCCACTTCGATCCGGTCGCTTCCCAGCCGTACCGCCGTCTCCGGATCCTTGCGCAGCGCCCCATTCAGCCGCACCCGCCCCGCGCGGATCAGCTCCCCCGCCTGTGTCCGCGAGCAATATCCCAGCTTCGAAAGCGCGCGCGCCAGGCCGATTTTTCTGGAGCGGTCGCCGAACGTCGCGCGTTTATTGTGCGGAGGAGCCACGCCGGAATTATAAACACGCCCTATAGAGTGTGAGTTGTCTGGAGATTCCGTTCACATGGACCCGGCGTTGGCCCCGCCATCCACCAGGTGCGCAATCCCGGTCACGAAGGACGACGCGTCGCTCACCAGGTACAGCACCGCCTGCGCGATCTCCTCCGGCTTGCCGACTCTTCCGAGCGGCCGCCGCGACATTTCCGCCACAAACTCCTCGTCCGTCTGCCCCAGCTGCTGCGATTCCGCGCGCAGCATCGGCGTATCGATGTCCCCGGGACAGATGCAGTTCACGCGGATCCCTTCCGCCGCATGGTCGATGGCCATCGCCTTGGTCAGCAGCACCACTGCGCCCTTCGAAGCGCAATATCCCGCCGCCTTTCTCCCGCCGTTGAGCCCCCAGTCCGAGGCGATATGCACGATCGCGCCGCCGCCGCTCCGCGCCATCGCCGGCACCGCAAACTTGGAAAGCAGGAACGCCCCCTTGGCGTTGACCGCCATCATCGCGTCCCAGTCCTCTTCCGCCAGTTCCACCACTGAATAGCGCCGGATGATCCCCGCGCAAGTGGCCAGGATGTGCAAGCCCCCGCAGCGCTTGGTCGTCGCTTCCACCACCCGCCGGCAATCCGCCGCCTGCGACACGTCCGTCTTTTCAAACGTGGCGCGCCCGCCCGCGCCGGCGATCTCTTGCGCCACCGCCGCGCCCTGCCTTTCATTGCGGTCGGCGATCGTGACGTCCGCGCCTTCGCGCGCCAGCAGCAGGGCCGTGGCTCGCCCGATCCCGGACGCCGCCCCGCTGACGATAGCCGCTCTGCCTGCAAGTATTTTTCTGCCCGCCCCAAATTCGGCCCCGGGTGTAGGCATGCGTCCCTCCGTGGTTGTGCTTCGTAGCGCCAGGCGGAATTTATCCCGGCAGAGTCGGGAGCCCGGCATCTCGTCTTCCATGGTCTGGCAGTTGGAAGGCCTGGACCGCAATGACGTTCGCCACTGTTTTTCGCAACCAGTCAAACGGCATTCTGCCATTCCGAGCGGAGCGGGCCGGCTTTTGCAGGCCCGCGAAGTCGAGGAACCGCTGGCCCTTCGCCCGCGTTGTTGGCGGGCGAAGAATCTCGTTTCGCTTTTCAATAAGGCGCCGCGCGCGCCTTGTCGATCATGCCTTCCCATTTCCCCTGGGCCTTCAGAATCAATTCCACCGCCTCGCGAATGGCCCCTTCGCCGCCCCGCGCTTTCGTCACGAAATGCGCGATGCGTTTGACCTCCGCTGCGGCGTCGCCCACCGCCACCGCCAGCCCCACCCGCTTCAGCAGCGGAATATCCGGCAGGTCGTCGCCGACGTAGGCTACGGCGGCGTCCGTTACTCCGGCCTTCTGCAGGATCTCCTCGTAGCAGGCGATCTTGTGCGACTGCTTCTGGTAGACGAACTCCATGTTCATCTCCCGCGCGCGGCGCGTCACCGCGGCGCTTTCCCGGCCGGTGATCAGCCCGGTGCGCAGGCCGGCGGTCCGCGCCAGCGTTAGCCCCTGCCCGTCGTGGGGATCGAAGGCCTTGAGTTCCACCGCCGTCCCGTCCGGCCGCGAGAGCAGCCAGACCCCGCGCGCCAGCGTGCCGTCCACGTCCATCAGCAACACCTGAATCTGTTTAGCCCGCTTGGCCAGTTTCGCCGGAATCTTCTTCGCCGCACGCGCCAAAGTCTTCTCCTCTTCTCTCCGTGCCCTCTGGGTTATATCTCTTTTCTAAATCAGTTCCAGCGTCCACAGATCGTGCAGGTGCACCACCCCGAGCACCTTGTGCGTCTCGTCCACCACCACCACCGCCGTGATCTTGCGCTTCTCCATCACGTTCAACGCTTCGCCGGCCAGCGCCAGCGGCCCGATCGTCTGCGGGTTGCCGGTCATGCACGCTCCCGCGGTCATCTCCAGCACCGCGCCTTTCTGCGTGGCCATCAGCCGCCGCAGATCTCCGTCGGTCACTACCCCTGCGAGCCGCCCGTCCGCTTCCACTACCGTGGTCATGCCCAGGCCCTTCTTGCTCATCTCGTAGATGACGTCCGGCATGCGCGCATCCCGCGCCACGCGCGGCAGTTCCACCCCGCCGTGCATCAGGTGCTCCACCCGCAGCAGCTTCTTGCCCAGCCGGCCCCCGGGATGCAGCGCCGCGAAATCGTCGGGGCTGAACCCGCGCCGCTCCAAGAGCGACACAGCCAGCGCGTCCCCCACCGCCATCGCCACCGCGGTGCTCGCCGTTGGCGCCAGGTTCAGCGAGCAAGCTTCCTCGCGCACGCTGCAGTCCAGCACCGCGTCGCTCGCACCTGCCAGCGTCGAGCGCATGTTCCCGGTGAGCGTGACCAGCTTTATCTCCAGCCGCTTCAGCGTCTCCAGCAGCCCCACCAGCTCTTCGGTCTCCCCGCCGTAGGAGATCGCCAGCATCGCGTCGCCCCGCGCCAGCATTCCCAGGTCCCCGTGCATCGCTTCCGCCGGATGCAGGAACAGCGACGGCGTGCCCGTGCTGGAAAGCGTCGCGGAAATCTTCCGCCCGATCAGCCCGGACTTGCCCATGCCGCTGACCACGATGCGCCCGCGGCAGTTGAAGAACAGTTCCACGGCCTTCTCAAAGCTGGTGTCCAGCCGCCCCAGGACGTCCTGAATGGCTTGCGCTTCGATGCGCAGCACGCGCCGCGCGGTCTCCAGGCTCATAGGACACCCCAGCGCCGCACCAGTGTGGAAAGTTCTTTGAGCCGCGCCAGCAGGGCAGGGAACAGCGCCAGCGGCAAGGCATTCGCTCCGTCGGAGAGCGCCTGCGCCGGATTGTCGTGCACTTCCAGGAACACCCCGTCCACCCCCGCGGCAACCCCCGCGCGCGCCAGCGGCTCGATGAACTCCGGCTGCCCCCCGCTTGCGTGGCCCAGCCCGCCGGGTATCTGCACCGAGTGCGTCACGTCAAACACCACCGGGTAGCCCAGTTTGCGCAGGATCGGGAACGTGCGCATATCCACCACCAGGTTCTGGTAGCCGAAGGAAGCCCCGCGCTCGGTCAGCATGATTTTCTGGTTGCCGGCCCCAGCGATTTTTTCCACCACGTTGCCCATCTCCCACGGCGAAAGAAACTGCGCCTTCTTCACGTTGACGATCCGCCCGGTTTTCGCGGCGGCCACCAGCAGGTCGGTCTGCCGCGCCAGAAACGCGGGAATTTGCAGGATGTCGCAGACTTCCGCGGCGGGCGCCGCATGAGCGCACTCGTGAATGTCCGTAAGGATGGGCAGGTGCAGCTCGCTCTTGATCTTGCCGAGGATGCGCAGGCCCTCCTGCAGCCCCGGCCCGCGATAGGACTTTCCCGACGAGCGGTTGGCCTTGTCGTAGGAAGCCTTGAAGATCAGCGGAACGCCGCACTCCCCGGCGATGCGCGCCAACTCCTCCGCCATCCGGCGGGTGTGCGCTTCGCTTTCGATCACGCACGGCCCGGCGATCAGAAACAGGGGATGGCCGCCGCCGAGGCGGAGCGAGCCAAGCGCGATCTCGTGCACGGGGGTCATGGCCTCAAAGGCTACGCAGACAGCGCGGGTTTTGCAACGGGTACAAACGTTTTCGGCGGTTCACACCGCGGCGCGCGGGGCCACGCCCAGCGCCGCGGTCCGCTGTGGCTCGGAGGCGGTCCGCGCCTTGCGCTTGCGCTGTTCGGTGGCCGCGCCGACGAACGCCGCGAACAGCGGATGCGGCTCCAGCGGCTTGGATTTGAATTCCGGATGGAACTGGCAGCCCAGGAACCACGGGTGATCGGCCACCTCCACGATCTCCACGTAATTCTCGTC encodes:
- a CDS encoding HAD hydrolase family protein, whose protein sequence is MDVDGTLARGVWLLSRPDGTAVELKAFDPHDGQGLTLARTAGLRTGLITGRESAAVTRRAREMNMEFVYQKQSHKIACYEEILQKAGVTDAAVAYVGDDLPDIPLLKRVGLAVAVGDAAAEVKRIAHFVTKARGGEGAIREAVELILKAQGKWEGMIDKARAAPY
- a CDS encoding rRNA pseudouridine synthase, coding for MARALSKLGYCSRTQAGELIRAGRVRLNGALRKDPETAVRLGSDRIEVDGAAVSAAKKLYLMLNKPRGIVTTASDEKGRDTVYACLRGNLPWVSPVGRLDKASEGLLLLTNDSEWAARVLAPETHLDKTYHVQIRGVADARLLLALETGVATDDGDFLGVKRAGVLRGGERNTWLEILLDEGKNRQIRRIFEQLEIEVLRLIRVAIGPVVLGDLPKGAFRPLRGDEKQALDQAMKQ
- a CDS encoding glucose 1-dehydrogenase; this translates as MPTPGAEFGAGRKILAGRAAIVSGAASGIGRATALLLAREGADVTIADRNERQGAAVAQEIAGAGGRATFEKTDVSQAADCRRVVEATTKRCGGLHILATCAGIIRRYSVVELAEEDWDAMMAVNAKGAFLLSKFAVPAMARSGGGAIVHIASDWGLNGGRKAAGYCASKGAVVLLTKAMAIDHAAEGIRVNCICPGDIDTPMLRAESQQLGQTDEEFVAEMSRRPLGRVGKPEEIAQAVLYLVSDASSFVTGIAHLVDGGANAGSM
- the kdsA gene encoding 3-deoxy-8-phosphooctulonate synthase, whose product is MTPVHEIALGSLRLGGGHPLFLIAGPCVIESEAHTRRMAEELARIAGECGVPLIFKASYDKANRSSGKSYRGPGLQEGLRILGKIKSELHLPILTDIHECAHAAPAAEVCDILQIPAFLARQTDLLVAAAKTGRIVNVKKAQFLSPWEMGNVVEKIAGAGNQKIMLTERGASFGYQNLVVDMRTFPILRKLGYPVVFDVTHSVQIPGGLGHASGGQPEFIEPLARAGVAAGVDGVFLEVHDNPAQALSDGANALPLALFPALLARLKELSTLVRRWGVL
- a CDS encoding KpsF/GutQ family sugar-phosphate isomerase, which produces MSLETARRVLRIEAQAIQDVLGRLDTSFEKAVELFFNCRGRIVVSGMGKSGLIGRKISATLSSTGTPSLFLHPAEAMHGDLGMLARGDAMLAISYGGETEELVGLLETLKRLEIKLVTLTGNMRSTLAGASDAVLDCSVREEACSLNLAPTASTAVAMAVGDALAVSLLERRGFSPDDFAALHPGGRLGKKLLRVEHLMHGGVELPRVARDARMPDVIYEMSKKGLGMTTVVEADGRLAGVVTDGDLRRLMATQKGAVLEMTAGACMTGNPQTIGPLALAGEALNVMEKRKITAVVVVDETHKVLGVVHLHDLWTLELI